GTGGGGTTCCTCGCACCCATCCTGCTGGCGCTGATGATCAACCAGATCGCCGGCGGCCGCCGCAAGAAGTTCATGCAGACGGCGACGTACCTGCCGCACTTCATCTCGATCGTCGTCATCGTCGGCATGCTGCAGGCGTTCCTCAACCCGTCCACGGGGCTGCTCACCCAGGTCTCCGCCTTCTTCGGTCTCAGCGAGGTGAACTTCCTCGGCGACACGTCGGCCTTCGTGCCGGTGTACGTGATCTCCGACGTGTGGCAGCACTGCGGGTGGAACAGCATCATCTACCTCGCCGCGCTGTCGCGGGTCGATCCCGCGCTGTACGAGGCGGCCAAGGTGGACGGCGCGAACCGGATGCAGCTCATCCGGCACGTCGACGTCCCGAGCATCGTGCCGACCATGGTGATCCTGCTCATTCTCACCATGGGCGGTGTGCTGAACACCGGTTTCGAGAAGGTGTGGCTGATGCAGAACACCCTGAACCTGCCGGTGTCCGAGGTCATCGCCACGTACGTCTACAAGATCGGCATATTCAGCACGCAGTTCAGCTACGCCACCGCGATCGGCCTGTTCAACACGGTCATCAACTTCGTGTTCCTGATCGCCGCGAACGCGATCGCCCGCCGTGTGTCGAACTGGAGTCTGTGGTGAGCGGGACCAACCTGCAGAGCAAGGGATTCTTCCGCAACAGGACGGCGGGCGACGTGGTCTTCATGCTCGCGCTCGGCGTGATCTCCGTGGCGGTCCTGTTCGCGGTGATCTACCCGGTCTACTTCGTGGTGATCGCGTCCGTGAGCGATCCGTCGCTGATCTCCACCGGCGAGGTCTGGCTGTGGCCCAAAGGCGTGAGCTTCTTCGGCTACGGGCAGATCTTCGACGACGACCGGATCTGGACGGGCTACCGCAACACGCTGCTCTACAGCGTGTTCGGCACCGCGCTGAACCTCATCGTGACCATCCCCGCGGCGTACGCCCTGTCGCGGCCGGAGTTCCGGCCCCGGCGGGTTCTCATGCTGTTCTTCGTGTTCACGCTGTTCTTCAACGGCGGCCTGATCCCGACGTATCTGCTCTATCGCGATCTCGGCCTGCTGGACAACTGGCTCGTCTTCGTCCTGCCGTCAGCGGTGAACGTCTACAACCTCATCATCGCCCGCGCCTTCTTCGAGCACTCGCTGCCGAAGGAGCTGTTCGAGGCGGCGTTGATCGACGGCGTGTCCTACCTGCAGTACTTCGCCAGGGTCGCGCTGCCGCTGTCCAAGGCGATCATCTCGGTCATCGGCCTGTACTACCTGGTCCAGCACTGGAACGACTTCTTCACCGGGCTGGTGTTCGTCCGGGACAACAGCCTGCAACCGCTGCAGATCGTGCTGCGTGACATTCTCCTGTCCAATCAGGCGTTCGCCGGAGGCGCCGGAGCCGGCGGAGGCAGCGGCGTCGGCTACGACCAGCAGTACGCCGACCAGATCAAGTACGGCGTGATCGTCGTCTCGAGCCTCCCGGTGCTGGTGCTCTACCCGTTCCTCCAGCGCTACTTCGAGAAGGGCGTCCTGATCGGGTCGGTGAAAGGCTGATGAAACGCGTCATCACCTGGCACACGAGGGCGGGCGAGGTGGGCCTGCTGCTGCTCAAGCTGCACCTGCTCTGGGTCGTCTGGAGCCTGGCCGGCGGCATCGTGCTCGGCGTCTTCCCCGCGACCGCCGCGGTGTACGGCGTCGTCCGCGGCGAGTTCCTGCGCTCCTCCACCCCTCGCGAGTTCCGCCGCCTGTGGCGGCAGGAGTTCCGCACCGCCAACGTGGTGGGCTACGTCTTCGCCACGGCCTGGGCGGTGCTCCTGATGGAGCGGCGGCTGCTGGAGACCCTCGACCTCGGCGTCGTCGAGCCGTTGCTCGGTGCGGCGCTCTGGCTGATGACACTGTTCCTGTCGTGCATGACG
The Nonomuraea helvata genome window above contains:
- a CDS encoding ABC transporter permease, which produces MTETLVAARKPVAADVRRRSGPRVVRHVGRYWQLWLMVLPAVGFVAVFMYVPMYGIQLAFREFDFTAGLAGGQWAGLKYFQQFFDSPLFWPLLRNTFVIAITTLVVGFLAPILLALMINQIAGGRRKKFMQTATYLPHFISIVVIVGMLQAFLNPSTGLLTQVSAFFGLSEVNFLGDTSAFVPVYVISDVWQHCGWNSIIYLAALSRVDPALYEAAKVDGANRMQLIRHVDVPSIVPTMVILLILTMGGVLNTGFEKVWLMQNTLNLPVSEVIATYVYKIGIFSTQFSYATAIGLFNTVINFVFLIAANAIARRVSNWSLW
- a CDS encoding carbohydrate ABC transporter permease, translating into MSGTNLQSKGFFRNRTAGDVVFMLALGVISVAVLFAVIYPVYFVVIASVSDPSLISTGEVWLWPKGVSFFGYGQIFDDDRIWTGYRNTLLYSVFGTALNLIVTIPAAYALSRPEFRPRRVLMLFFVFTLFFNGGLIPTYLLYRDLGLLDNWLVFVLPSAVNVYNLIIARAFFEHSLPKELFEAALIDGVSYLQYFARVALPLSKAIISVIGLYYLVQHWNDFFTGLVFVRDNSLQPLQIVLRDILLSNQAFAGGAGAGGGSGVGYDQQYADQIKYGVIVVSSLPVLVLYPFLQRYFEKGVLIGSVKG
- a CDS encoding YesL family protein — encoded protein: MKRVITWHTRAGEVGLLLLKLHLLWVVWSLAGGIVLGVFPATAAVYGVVRGEFLRSSTPREFRRLWRQEFRTANVVGYVFATAWAVLLMERRLLETLDLGVVEPLLGAALWLMTLFLSCMTVNVWVLAAHFAEGPFALVRRSAVLVLARPLQALVTLLVAGVVLCAYYLVPGLVPVFGIAAPAFVSFAYVWSTAVLPVRLEPS